From Hymenobacter sediminicola:
ATGCTCGCGCCGCTGCGTAATCTCATACTCGTAGAATTCCAAGTAGTCGTTGCGCATCACCTTGTCGAAGATGACCTGCTGTGGGTCGGCAGTCTGGATGATGACCTTGCCTTTCTTGCCCTTGCGCCCGGCCCGCCCGCTCACCTGCACAAACATCTGGAAAGCCCGCTCGTGCGCCCGGAAATCGGGATAATGAATGATTGAGTCGGCGTTGATAATACCCACCAAACTTACGTTGGCGAAATCCAGGCCCTTTGTCACCATCTGGGTGCCCACCAGCACGTTGGTAGTCTGCTGCTCGAAGTCGGAAATAATCTGTTGATAGGCGTTTTTGGCGCGCGTCGTGTCGAGGTCCATGCGCTGCACGTTGGCCTGGGGCAGCATCACCTTCAGGTCGTCCTCAATCTTCTCGGTGCCAAACCCCACGGTTTTGACGTTACGCGAGCCGCAGGCTGGGCACTGCACCGGCATCCGGTCGTGGTGGCCGCAATAGTGGCAGCGCAACTCGTGGGCCTGCTTGTGGTAGCTCAGGCTCACAGCGCAGTTCGTGCACTTTGGAATCCAGCCGCAGTCAAGGCAGTTGATGAAAGGGGCATAGCCACGACGGTTCTGGAATAGAATTACCTGCTCCTTCTGGGCCAGCTTGCTTTCCATTTCGGCCATCAGCTCCGGCGTGAAATGGTTGAGCAGCGTTTTGCTTTCGCGGGCTTTGCGGGTGTCCACCAGCTCAATTTCCGGCAAACCGGCCTCGCCATAGCGCTTAGTGAGCGTCACGAGGCCATAGCGGCCGGCGCGGGTCTGGTAATAGGTTTCCACAGCTGGTGTGGCCGAGCCCAGCAGCGTTTTCGAGCCCTGGAAGTTGGCCATCATCAGGGCCACCTCGCGGGCATTGTAGCGCGGTGCCGGGTCGTACTGCTTGTAGCTCGACTCGTGCTCCTCATCCACAATGGTCAGGGCCAGATTATCAAAGGGCAGGAACACAGAGGACCGCACGCCCACTACCACTTGGAAGCGGCCCGAAAGCACGCCATTCCATACTTCCACCCGTTCGTTGTCGGAGAATTTGGAGTGGTACACGCCCAGCCGCGAGCCGAATACGCGCATCAGGCGGGTTACAATCTGGGCGGTGAGGGCAATTTCGGGCAGCAGATACAGCACCTGCCCGCCGCCGTCCAGCGCCTGCCTAATCAGCTCGATGTAGATTTCCGTTTTGCCCGCGCCCGTCACGCCGTGCAGCAGCACAATGTCCTTGGTCTGAAACTGGTCCAGAATGTCGTCATGAGCCGTCTGCTGCGCTTCGCTGAGCTTGAAGTGCATGTTAGCTTCCGTGGCATCGTCCAGCGGAAAGCGCGACACAATCTGGTCGAACTGTTCCAGTACGCCGTTTTTAATGAGCGTATTGACAGCAGAAGGGGAGAGGTGCGGCGCCGACGTGAGGTAGGCTTTTTCGATACCTGCGTGGTTGGCGTGCTCGTTCTGGTACACGGGCACTTTCTGCAGGTAGCGCATCAGCACATCCAGCTGCTTGGCCTTGCTGGCCAGTTGCGCAAATAGGCCTTCCAGTGCTGCCTCTGCCACAAAATGGTGGGCCAGCCGCACTTTCTTCACCACTTTCGGCGAGTATTTATCGGCCAGATGCTCAAACAAGAAGATGACATCCTTGTGCATCAGGCTCTTGATGACCTTGTGAAAGGAGGCAATGCCGAGCACGTCGCCTACTTCCGTGAACGTCATAGACTTGCCTTCTTCACCATCGAGCAACGTAGTTACTACTTTCTGCTCCTGCTCACTCAGTGGGTACCGGTCTGCTTCGTCGGTGTTCATCCACACGGGGTGCAGCTGGATGCGGCTTTCGGAATTAAGCTTGAGAGCGGCAGGCAGCGCGGCGTTTATAACCTCGCCCAGTGTGCATAGGTAATAGTCGGCCATCCAGCGGAAAAGCTTGAGCTGCGGCTGCGTTACTACCGGCGAGTCATCAATGAACTCCAGAATGTACTTGGCCTGGTAGTCTTTTGGCGGCGTTTCGTGCACAGCAGCCACAATGCAACTCAGAGTCCGTTTGGCCCCAAACTGCACAATCACGCGCCCGCCAATCACGACCTGGTCGTTCAGCTCGAAGGGCACGCGGTAGGTATACAGCTTGGGCAGTGGCAGCGGCAGAATCACGTCGGCGAAGAGCGTGACACGGTCGGCGGCCGGCTCAGGCTGCGGTTGAACAAAGTCGAACGTAAGGCTCAAAAGGAAATCGGACTGGAAGCGAAAAGTAAAGATAGCACAGCGCGGCACTGGCTCCGCAGCCTCAGCGCAAGCAATGTGTGAAGGCTATATTAGGCCGTAAGCTTTGAAAACGTCCTGACGCGCTGTTGGACTGCACAAACGAAGTAAAACTCGCTGGCACAACAGTGAGTTGCAGGAACAAGCGCTGAGGTGGCAACTGAATCTGACTTGAAAAACAAAACCCGGCCGATTAGGGCCGGGTTTTGAAAAATTATTTACGCGTTTTCCGCAGGTGGGTCCGACGCTGCTGATTTCCGGCGTGGCGGCCGTTGCCGCTTGGGTGCTACAGGCTTTTCCACAGCGGGTTCTGCTGTAGTGGAGGTAGTAGCAGCTGACTTACGTGGCTTTTTCGCTGGTGCAGCCGCCACAACGGGTGTTTGCGCGCCCGGAACATCGGCTTTAGGCTTCGCTCGGGACTTGCGAGCTGGCGGTATTGGCGCTGCCAGAGGTGGGGTG
This genomic window contains:
- the priA gene encoding replication restart helicase PriA; the protein is MSLTFDFVQPQPEPAADRVTLFADVILPLPLPKLYTYRVPFELNDQVVIGGRVIVQFGAKRTLSCIVAAVHETPPKDYQAKYILEFIDDSPVVTQPQLKLFRWMADYYLCTLGEVINAALPAALKLNSESRIQLHPVWMNTDEADRYPLSEQEQKVVTTLLDGEEGKSMTFTEVGDVLGIASFHKVIKSLMHKDVIFLFEHLADKYSPKVVKKVRLAHHFVAEAALEGLFAQLASKAKQLDVLMRYLQKVPVYQNEHANHAGIEKAYLTSAPHLSPSAVNTLIKNGVLEQFDQIVSRFPLDDATEANMHFKLSEAQQTAHDDILDQFQTKDIVLLHGVTGAGKTEIYIELIRQALDGGGQVLYLLPEIALTAQIVTRLMRVFGSRLGVYHSKFSDNERVEVWNGVLSGRFQVVVGVRSSVFLPFDNLALTIVDEEHESSYKQYDPAPRYNAREVALMMANFQGSKTLLGSATPAVETYYQTRAGRYGLVTLTKRYGEAGLPEIELVDTRKARESKTLLNHFTPELMAEMESKLAQKEQVILFQNRRGYAPFINCLDCGWIPKCTNCAVSLSYHKQAHELRCHYCGHHDRMPVQCPACGSRNVKTVGFGTEKIEDDLKVMLPQANVQRMDLDTTRAKNAYQQIISDFEQQTTNVLVGTQMVTKGLDFANVSLVGIINADSIIHYPDFRAHERAFQMFVQVSGRAGRKGKKGKVIIQTADPQQVIFDKVMRNDYLEFYEYEITQRREHGYPPFMRIIRLTVKHMDQVLAERAAILLTGELVARLGREAVLGPEAPYIFRIRNFYLQEITIKLSREHTVLKAAKADILDAINNIRDQKDYKQARFVTDVDPM